The Kitasatospora sp. NBC_00374 genome has a segment encoding these proteins:
- the dapC gene encoding succinyldiaminopimelate transaminase, which produces MSNENSKRAPLPGHPGAARRVSDLLPVFPWDKLEPYKKTALAHPGGLCDFSVGTPVDPVPEVIQKALAAATDTPGYPTVWGPVELREAIAGWLGRRLGARIGPQAVLPTIGSKELVAWLPGQLGLGPGDQVAYPRLAYPTYEVGARLCGAEPVEYDSVDELDGSRVRLLWLNSPSNPTGRVLPAAELRRAVEWAREHRVLLVSDECYLELGWEADPVSVLHPEVCGDDHEGLLAVHSLSKRSNLAGYRASFVAGDPVVVRELLEVRKHGGMIVPAPVQAATAAALADDAHVAEQRERYAARRSALRAALEAYGFRIEHSEASLYLWATQGRPCWESVAELAELGILVAPGDFYGPAGDRFVRVAFTATDERVAAAVQRLSS; this is translated from the coding sequence GTGAGCAACGAGAACAGCAAGCGCGCGCCGCTCCCGGGTCACCCGGGGGCGGCGCGCCGCGTATCCGACCTCCTGCCGGTCTTCCCCTGGGACAAGCTGGAGCCGTACAAGAAGACCGCGCTGGCCCACCCCGGCGGGCTCTGCGACTTCTCCGTGGGCACCCCGGTGGACCCGGTGCCCGAGGTGATCCAGAAGGCGCTGGCCGCCGCCACGGACACCCCGGGCTACCCGACCGTCTGGGGCCCGGTGGAGCTGCGCGAGGCGATCGCCGGCTGGCTGGGCCGGCGGCTCGGCGCCCGGATCGGCCCGCAGGCCGTCCTGCCGACCATCGGCTCCAAGGAGCTGGTGGCCTGGCTGCCCGGCCAGCTCGGGCTCGGCCCCGGCGACCAGGTGGCGTACCCGCGTCTCGCCTACCCGACCTACGAGGTCGGGGCCAGGCTGTGCGGGGCCGAACCGGTGGAGTACGACTCCGTCGACGAGCTGGACGGCTCCCGGGTCCGGCTGCTCTGGCTGAACTCGCCGTCCAACCCGACCGGCCGGGTGCTGCCCGCCGCCGAACTGCGCCGCGCGGTGGAGTGGGCGCGCGAGCACCGGGTGCTGCTGGTCAGCGACGAGTGCTACCTGGAGCTCGGCTGGGAGGCCGACCCGGTGTCGGTGCTGCACCCGGAGGTCTGCGGGGACGACCACGAGGGACTGCTGGCGGTCCACTCGCTGTCCAAGCGGTCCAACCTGGCCGGCTACCGGGCGTCCTTCGTGGCGGGTGACCCGGTCGTCGTGCGGGAACTGCTGGAGGTCCGCAAGCACGGCGGCATGATCGTGCCGGCCCCGGTGCAGGCGGCCACCGCCGCGGCCCTGGCGGACGACGCGCACGTGGCCGAGCAGCGGGAGCGCTACGCGGCCCGCCGCTCGGCGCTGCGGGCGGCGCTGGAGGCGTACGGCTTCCGGATCGAGCACTCCGAGGCGAGCCTGTACCTGTGGGCGACCCAGGGCCGGCCGTGCTGGGAGAGCGTGGCGGAGCTGGCCGAGCTGGGCATCCTGGTGGCGCCCGGCGACTTCTACGGCCCGGCCGGCGACCGGTTCGTGCGGGTGGCGTTCACCGCCACCGACGAGCGGGTGGCGGCGGCGGTCCAGCGGCTGAGCTCCTGA
- the dapE gene encoding succinyl-diaminopimelate desuccinylase, whose product MSSPNTPLDLTLDGGALTAQLVDFPSVSGDEQPLADAVEAALRAHPHLTVDRYGNNVVARTTLGRAERVLLAGHLDTVPIADNVPSYVDGDLLYGCGTSDMKSGVAVQLRLAATLPEPNRDLTFVFYDCEEIEASRNGLGHLAAAHPDWLAADFAILLEPSGAVVEGGCQGTLRARITLTGTRAHAARSWLGDNAVHHAAEVLTRLSDYRARTVEIDGLEYREGLNAVRIDGGVAGNVIPDECVVTVNFRYAPDRSEAQAEAHVREVFEGYRVEVTDSAPGALPGLGRPAAKAFVAAVGGRARAKFGWTDVARFSALGVPAVNYGPGDPNLAHKREEHCSLTAIAEVEQRLRAWLA is encoded by the coding sequence ATGAGCAGCCCGAACACGCCTCTCGACCTGACCCTCGACGGCGGCGCCCTCACCGCGCAGCTGGTCGACTTCCCCTCCGTCAGCGGCGACGAGCAGCCGCTCGCCGACGCGGTCGAGGCCGCGCTCCGTGCCCACCCGCACCTCACCGTCGACCGGTACGGCAACAACGTGGTCGCCCGCACGACGCTCGGCCGCGCCGAGCGGGTCCTGCTCGCCGGTCACCTGGACACCGTTCCGATCGCCGACAACGTGCCCTCGTACGTGGACGGCGACCTGCTCTACGGCTGCGGCACCTCCGACATGAAGTCCGGCGTCGCCGTCCAGCTGCGGCTGGCCGCGACCCTGCCCGAGCCCAACCGCGACCTCACCTTCGTGTTCTACGACTGCGAGGAGATCGAGGCCTCCCGCAACGGCCTCGGCCATCTCGCCGCCGCCCACCCCGACTGGCTGGCCGCCGACTTCGCCATCCTGCTGGAGCCCAGCGGCGCCGTGGTCGAGGGCGGCTGCCAGGGCACCCTGCGGGCCCGGATCACGCTCACCGGCACCCGCGCCCACGCCGCCCGCAGCTGGCTCGGCGACAACGCCGTCCACCACGCCGCCGAGGTGCTCACCCGGCTGTCCGACTACCGGGCGCGCACGGTGGAGATCGACGGCCTGGAGTACCGCGAGGGTCTGAACGCGGTCCGGATCGACGGAGGCGTGGCCGGCAACGTCATCCCCGACGAGTGCGTCGTGACCGTCAACTTCCGGTACGCGCCCGACCGCTCCGAGGCCCAGGCCGAGGCCCACGTCCGCGAGGTCTTCGAGGGTTACCGGGTCGAGGTGACCGATTCCGCCCCCGGCGCCCTGCCGGGCCTCGGCCGGCCCGCCGCGAAGGCCTTCGTGGCCGCGGTCGGCGGCCGGGCCCGGGCCAAGTTCGGCTGGACGGACGTCGCCCGGTTCTCGGCCCTGGGCGTCCCGGCCGTCAACTACGGCCCCGGCGACCCGAACCTGGCGCACAAGCGGGAGGAGCACTGCTCGCTGACCGCGATCGCGGAGGTCGAGCAGCGGCTGCGGGCCTGGCTGGCCTGA
- a CDS encoding transglutaminase family protein gives MTEQSRSRFRTAARAEHPDPVLLCLLAAAEHTLGDLGRPEGPDEPPTLDTLLSACHAALDRHAAAIRHAVEERTPGGPAETAALLAAVLGGRERFHGRQADYRRLESSLLPDVLRRRRGLPITLSLVWCAVADRAGLTVHGIALPGHFIVAVGGPEAGEDFVLADPFHGGRLLDLQDAARLVHATGQRFSPDMLSPAQPLDIVLRVLANIRSWAADRPEHGRTQLWATELALLLPRHPAQLRLERAELLVRTGDFLAGAAEMDSYAEILDAFDPEAAQRVRQEAKAARHRLN, from the coding sequence GTGACCGAGCAGAGCAGATCCCGCTTCCGTACCGCGGCCAGGGCCGAGCACCCCGACCCGGTGCTGCTCTGCCTCCTGGCCGCCGCCGAGCACACCCTGGGCGACCTCGGCCGCCCGGAGGGTCCGGACGAACCGCCGACCCTGGACACCCTGCTCTCGGCCTGCCACGCGGCCCTGGACCGGCACGCCGCCGCGATCCGGCACGCCGTCGAGGAACGCACGCCCGGCGGGCCGGCGGAGACCGCCGCGCTGCTGGCGGCCGTCCTCGGCGGACGCGAGCGGTTCCACGGACGGCAGGCGGACTACCGGCGGCTGGAGTCCTCGCTCCTGCCGGACGTGCTGCGCCGCCGGCGCGGGCTGCCGATCACGCTCTCGCTGGTCTGGTGCGCGGTCGCCGACCGGGCCGGGCTGACCGTGCACGGCATCGCGCTGCCCGGGCACTTCATCGTCGCCGTCGGCGGCCCGGAGGCCGGCGAGGATTTCGTCCTGGCCGACCCCTTCCACGGCGGCCGGCTGCTGGACCTGCAGGACGCGGCCCGGCTGGTGCACGCCACCGGTCAGCGCTTCAGCCCCGACATGCTCTCCCCCGCACAGCCGTTGGACATCGTGCTGCGCGTCCTGGCGAACATCCGCAGCTGGGCGGCCGACCGGCCCGAACACGGCCGCACCCAGCTGTGGGCCACCGAACTCGCCCTGCTGCTCCCCCGCCACCCCGCCCAGCTCCGCCTGGAACGGGCCGAACTCCTCGTCCGCACCGGGGACTTCCTGGCCGGAGCGGCCGAGATGGACTCCTACGCCGAGATCCTGGACGCCTTCGACCCGGAGGCGGCGCAACGGGTCCGCCAGGAGGCCAAGGCGGCCCGGCACCGGCTGAACTGA
- the folP gene encoding dihydropteroate synthase translates to MAIVNRTPDSFFDRGATFADEAAFAAADRAMADGAAILDIGGVKAGPGEEVTVEEELRRTVPFVAELRKRHPDAVISVDTWRHEVGEAVCEAGADLLNDAWGGADPRLAEVAARFDVGLVCTHAGRAEPRTRPHRIGYRDVMADILEVTLGLAERAAALGVRRDALIIDPGHDFGKNTRHSLEATRRLPEMTATGFPVLVSLSNKDFVGETLDRPVDERLLGTLATTAVSAWLGARIYRAHQVAETRQVLDMVASIRGTRPPAVARRGLA, encoded by the coding sequence ATGGCCATCGTCAACCGCACCCCGGACTCCTTCTTCGACCGGGGCGCGACCTTCGCCGACGAGGCGGCCTTCGCCGCCGCCGACCGCGCGATGGCGGACGGCGCGGCCATCCTCGACATCGGCGGGGTCAAGGCCGGGCCCGGCGAGGAGGTCACGGTCGAGGAGGAGCTGCGGCGCACCGTGCCGTTCGTCGCGGAGCTGCGCAAGCGCCACCCCGACGCCGTCATCAGCGTCGACACCTGGCGGCACGAGGTCGGCGAGGCCGTCTGCGAGGCCGGCGCCGACCTGCTCAACGACGCCTGGGGCGGCGCCGATCCGAGGCTCGCCGAGGTGGCCGCCCGGTTCGACGTCGGTCTGGTCTGCACCCACGCGGGCCGCGCCGAACCGCGCACCCGGCCGCACCGGATCGGCTACCGGGACGTGATGGCCGACATCCTGGAGGTCACCCTCGGACTGGCCGAACGGGCGGCCGCACTCGGGGTGCGGCGGGACGCGCTGATCATCGACCCGGGCCACGACTTCGGCAAGAACACCCGGCACTCGCTGGAGGCCACCCGCCGGCTGCCCGAGATGACCGCGACCGGGTTCCCGGTGCTGGTCTCGCTCTCCAACAAGGACTTCGTCGGCGAGACCCTGGACCGCCCGGTGGACGAGCGGCTGCTCGGCACCCTGGCCACCACCGCCGTCTCCGCCTGGCTGGGCGCCCGGATCTACCGGGCACACCAGGTCGCCGAGACCCGCCAGGTGCTCGACATGGTGGCCTCGATCCGCGGCACCCGGCCCCCGGCGGTCGCCCGCCGCGGACTGGCGTGA
- a CDS encoding O-methyltransferase yields MRSASAARGEAAITDFGPARAALADTYVGEDAVLTYARAQSARTGIRAIGPSGGACLRLIAAALDAKAVAEIGTGTGVSGVYLLRGMRPDGVLTTVDSEPVRQQYAREAYHAAGFAANRSRFIPGRALDVLPRLADGQYDLVFCDGDPAESQDYLAESLRLLRPGGMVCFEGVFQEGRLAEPDHNDPQTHAVRELVREVRDSDRLLPALLPVSDGLLCAVKR; encoded by the coding sequence ATCAGGTCGGCATCAGCCGCTCGGGGAGAGGCAGCCATCACCGACTTCGGGCCCGCGCGCGCGGCCCTCGCGGACACCTACGTGGGCGAGGACGCGGTGCTGACCTACGCCCGGGCCCAGTCCGCGCGGACCGGCATCCGGGCGATCGGGCCGAGCGGCGGCGCCTGCCTGCGGCTCATCGCCGCGGCGCTGGACGCCAAGGCGGTGGCGGAGATCGGCACCGGCACCGGCGTATCGGGGGTCTACCTGCTGCGCGGGATGCGGCCGGACGGAGTGCTGACCACCGTCGACTCGGAGCCGGTGCGCCAGCAGTACGCCCGGGAGGCGTACCACGCGGCCGGTTTCGCGGCGAACCGCTCCCGGTTCATCCCCGGCCGGGCGCTGGACGTGCTGCCGCGGCTCGCCGACGGCCAGTACGACCTGGTGTTCTGCGACGGCGACCCGGCCGAGTCCCAGGACTACCTTGCAGAATCGTTGCGCCTTCTGAGACCGGGCGGGATGGTCTGTTTCGAAGGGGTGTTCCAGGAGGGCCGACTGGCGGAACCCGACCACAACGACCCCCAGACGCACGCCGTCCGCGAGCTGGTCCGCGAGGTCAGGGACAGCGACCGGCTGCTGCCCGCCCTGCTCCCGGTCAGCGACGGACTGCTCTGCGCCGTCAAGCGCTGA
- a CDS encoding enoyl-CoA hydratase-related protein encodes MTDSVLYELDNGLAVITINRPEAMNALDVPTKIALRDTVTAAAEDPAVRAVLLTGAGERAFCVGQDLKEHLGLLKRAEETGEAPLKTVAEHYNPLVRALAGMRKPTVAAVGGVAAGAGASLAFACDFRIVADTAGFNTAFAGIALTADSGASWTLPRLVGHARATELLMFPRTVKADEALGLGLATRVVPAGELAATAREFARQLAEGPTVAYGAIKASLSYGADHSLSELLDKEDELQTLAGDSEDHRIAVRAFLAKEKPVYLGR; translated from the coding sequence ATGACCGACTCCGTGCTGTACGAACTCGACAACGGACTGGCCGTCATCACGATCAACCGGCCGGAGGCGATGAACGCCCTGGACGTGCCCACCAAGATCGCCCTGCGTGACACCGTGACCGCGGCCGCGGAGGACCCCGCCGTCCGCGCGGTGCTGCTGACCGGAGCGGGCGAGCGGGCGTTCTGCGTCGGGCAGGACCTCAAGGAGCACCTCGGCCTGCTCAAGCGCGCCGAGGAGACCGGAGAGGCCCCTCTGAAGACCGTGGCGGAGCACTACAACCCGCTGGTGCGCGCCCTCGCCGGGATGCGCAAGCCCACCGTGGCCGCGGTCGGCGGCGTCGCCGCGGGTGCCGGGGCCTCGCTCGCCTTCGCCTGCGACTTCCGGATCGTCGCGGACACGGCCGGCTTCAACACCGCCTTCGCCGGGATCGCCCTCACCGCGGACTCCGGCGCCTCCTGGACGCTGCCCCGGCTGGTCGGCCACGCCCGCGCCACCGAGCTGCTGATGTTCCCGCGCACCGTGAAGGCGGACGAGGCGCTCGGCCTGGGCCTGGCCACCAGGGTCGTCCCGGCCGGCGAACTGGCCGCCACCGCACGCGAGTTCGCCCGGCAGCTCGCCGAGGGCCCGACCGTCGCGTACGGCGCCATCAAGGCCTCGCTCAGCTACGGCGCCGACCACTCGCTGAGCGAACTGCTCGACAAGGAGGACGAGTTGCAGACCCTGGCCGGGGACAGTGAGGACCACCGGATCGCGGTGCGCGCCTTCCTCGCCAAGGAGAAGCCGGTCTACCTCGGGCGTTGA
- a CDS encoding GNAT family N-acetyltransferase, with amino-acid sequence MSEPVDGRPVFRDVIGVLESWTDRELTVVPRRGAPVTFPADLLVAGKTVPLFPARRAPLPAATPVELQRIAAAGWPAVEQEPLGEWTLRASAGFTRRANSVQALGDPGLPLPAALDAVRDWYAARGLPAHVEVLTPGSPPALAAELDRAGATLAPTQVRVAPLAPLARTVRDPQAVRLSRTADAAWMSLYRRVTADPEVERAARQVIHGGPSVWFATVPAPEAGAPPLAIGRLAVDGDWACFSAVEVAPAARRRGLATTVMGVLAARAAEEGATGGYLQVEAENDTALALYDRLGFTTSHTYHYARLSPR; translated from the coding sequence ATGTCGGAGCCGGTTGACGGGCGCCCGGTGTTCCGCGATGTGATCGGGGTGCTCGAATCCTGGACCGATCGTGAACTGACCGTGGTTCCGCGCCGCGGCGCGCCGGTCACCTTCCCGGCGGACCTGCTGGTCGCGGGCAAGACGGTGCCGCTCTTCCCCGCCCGCCGCGCTCCCCTGCCGGCCGCCACGCCGGTCGAGCTCCAGCGGATCGCCGCGGCCGGCTGGCCCGCCGTCGAGCAGGAACCGCTCGGCGAATGGACCCTGCGCGCCTCGGCCGGCTTCACCCGCCGGGCCAACTCCGTGCAGGCTCTCGGCGACCCCGGGCTGCCGCTGCCGGCCGCGCTGGACGCCGTCCGGGACTGGTACGCCGCCCGCGGCCTGCCCGCCCACGTCGAGGTGCTCACCCCCGGCTCACCGCCCGCGCTGGCGGCCGAACTCGACCGGGCCGGCGCCACCCTGGCACCCACCCAGGTCCGGGTCGCCCCGCTCGCGCCGCTCGCCCGCACGGTCCGGGACCCGCAGGCCGTCCGGCTCTCCAGGACGGCGGACGCGGCCTGGATGTCGCTCTACCGGCGGGTGACCGCGGACCCCGAGGTCGAGCGCGCCGCCCGCCAGGTGATCCACGGCGGTCCCTCGGTGTGGTTCGCCACCGTCCCCGCCCCCGAGGCCGGCGCGCCGCCGCTGGCCATCGGACGCCTCGCCGTCGACGGCGACTGGGCCTGCTTCAGCGCGGTCGAGGTCGCCCCCGCCGCCCGCCGCCGCGGCCTGGCCACCACGGTGATGGGCGTGCTCGCCGCCCGCGCCGCCGAGGAGGGCGCGACCGGCGGCTACCTGCAGGTCGAGGCCGAGAACGACACCGCCCTGGCGCTCTACGACCGGCTGGGCTTCACGACCAGTCACACTTACCACTACGCCCGCCTCTCCCCGCGGTAG
- the sigE gene encoding RNA polymerase sigma factor SigE — translation MVVALLGRRADRGGVAEGDVPVQRHARGTSSARTPKPVMNQSVQTPLDKSTAADHTVAEVAATRATFAEGPDAQGWTPPSWEEIVEAHSARVYRLAYRLTGNQHDAEDLTQEVFVRVFRSLSTYTPGTFEGWLHRITTNLFLDMVRRRQRIRFDALGDDAAERLPSREPSPAQHFSDTHFDADVQQALDTLAPEFRAAVVLCDIEGLSYEEIAATLGVKLGTVRSRIHRGRSHLRAALKHRAPGIAPGRARRGGSEEPLPVGVAPTGESDRRGS, via the coding sequence ATGGTGGTGGCCCTGCTGGGCAGAAGAGCCGACCGAGGAGGTGTGGCCGAGGGCGACGTCCCTGTGCAGCGGCACGCCCGCGGCACCTCGTCGGCCCGTACGCCGAAGCCCGTGATGAACCAGTCTGTGCAAACCCCCCTGGACAAGTCGACCGCAGCCGACCACACGGTGGCCGAGGTCGCCGCCACGCGCGCGACCTTCGCAGAGGGGCCCGACGCGCAGGGCTGGACGCCGCCCAGCTGGGAGGAGATCGTCGAGGCGCACAGCGCCCGCGTCTACCGCCTGGCCTACCGCCTGACGGGCAATCAGCACGACGCCGAGGACCTGACGCAGGAGGTCTTCGTCCGGGTCTTCCGTTCGCTGTCCACCTACACCCCCGGCACCTTCGAGGGCTGGCTGCACCGGATCACCACCAACCTCTTCCTCGACATGGTCCGCCGACGCCAGCGGATCCGCTTCGACGCCCTCGGGGACGACGCCGCCGAGCGGCTGCCCAGCCGCGAGCCCAGCCCCGCCCAGCATTTCAGCGACACCCACTTCGACGCCGACGTCCAGCAGGCGCTGGACACCCTCGCGCCCGAGTTCCGCGCCGCCGTGGTCCTCTGCGACATCGAGGGCCTCTCGTACGAGGAGATCGCCGCCACCCTCGGCGTGAAGCTCGGCACCGTCCGCAGCCGGATCCACCGCGGCCGCTCGCACCTGCGGGCCGCGCTCAAGCACCGCGCCCCCGGCATCGCGCCCGGCCGGGCCCGTCGCGGCGGCTCCGAGGAGCCGCTGCCGGTCGGCGTCGCGCCGACCGGTGAGAGCGATCGGAGGGGCTCGTGA
- the fdxA gene encoding ferredoxin, producing the protein MTYVIAQPCVDVKDKACIEECPVDCIYEGKRSLYIHPDECVDCGACEPVCPVEAIFYEDDTPEEWKDYYKANVEFFDDLGSPGGASKLGVIDSDHPFIAALPPQNADH; encoded by the coding sequence GTGACCTACGTCATCGCGCAGCCTTGTGTCGACGTCAAGGACAAGGCGTGCATCGAAGAGTGCCCGGTTGACTGCATCTACGAGGGCAAGCGCTCTCTTTACATCCACCCGGATGAGTGTGTCGACTGTGGCGCGTGCGAACCGGTCTGCCCGGTCGAGGCGATCTTCTACGAGGACGACACTCCGGAGGAGTGGAAGGACTACTACAAGGCGAACGTCGAGTTCTTCGACGACCTCGGCTCGCCCGGTGGTGCCTCGAAGCTCGGCGTGATCGACTCCGACCACCCGTTCATCGCCGCTCTGCCTCCGCAGAACGCCGACCACTGA
- a CDS encoding DNA-binding response regulator has translation MVREALAALLGLEGDIDVVAQVARGDEVVAAAVAHDVEVAVLDIEMPGMTGIEAAAELRRARPQTKVVIATTFGRPGYLRRAMESGADAFLVKDAPAAELADAVRRVLRGERVIDPTLAAAALAEGANPLTGRERDVLAAAADGSVNADVARRLHLSEGTVRNYLSMAIQKTGARNRAEAVRLAREKGWL, from the coding sequence ATGGTCCGGGAGGCGCTCGCCGCGCTGCTCGGCCTCGAAGGGGACATCGACGTGGTCGCGCAGGTGGCGCGCGGCGACGAGGTGGTGGCCGCGGCCGTGGCGCACGACGTCGAGGTCGCCGTGCTGGACATCGAGATGCCCGGGATGACCGGGATCGAGGCGGCCGCCGAGCTGCGCCGGGCCCGGCCGCAGACCAAGGTGGTGATCGCCACCACCTTCGGCCGGCCCGGGTACCTGCGCCGGGCGATGGAGTCGGGGGCGGACGCCTTCCTGGTCAAGGACGCGCCGGCCGCCGAACTGGCCGACGCGGTCCGCCGGGTGCTGCGCGGGGAGCGGGTGATCGACCCGACGCTGGCCGCGGCGGCGCTGGCCGAGGGGGCCAATCCGCTGACCGGCCGCGAGCGGGACGTCCTGGCGGCGGCCGCCGACGGGTCGGTCAACGCGGACGTCGCGCGCCGGCTGCACCTGTCGGAGGGCACCGTGCGCAACTACCTGTCGATGGCGATCCAGAAGACCGGGGCGCGCAACCGCGCGGAGGCCGTCCGGCTGGCCCGGGAGAAGGGCTGGCTCTGA
- a CDS encoding DNA-3-methyladenine glycosylase I → MTGALLGPDGLLRCGWGESTDDYRVYHDTEWGRPVHGEDPLFERISLEAFQSGLSWITILRRREGFRAAFAGFRIAEVAEFGPADTERLLQDEGIIRNRAKIEATVANARAARELDGGLDALVWRFAADPDRPAPRTLAEVPAVTPESTALAKELKKNGFRFVGPTTAYALMQACGLVDDHLADCHVRTGR, encoded by the coding sequence TTGACCGGCGCGCTGCTCGGCCCGGACGGCCTGCTGCGCTGCGGCTGGGGCGAGTCGACCGACGACTACCGGGTCTACCACGACACCGAGTGGGGCCGGCCGGTGCACGGCGAGGACCCGCTGTTCGAGCGGATCTCGCTGGAGGCCTTCCAGTCCGGGCTGTCCTGGATCACCATCCTGCGGCGCAGGGAGGGGTTCCGGGCGGCCTTCGCGGGGTTCCGGATCGCCGAGGTGGCCGAGTTCGGCCCGGCCGACACCGAGCGGCTGCTGCAGGACGAGGGCATCATCCGCAATCGGGCGAAGATCGAGGCGACCGTGGCCAACGCCCGGGCCGCCCGTGAACTGGACGGCGGGCTGGACGCGTTGGTCTGGCGCTTCGCCGCAGACCCGGACCGGCCGGCCCCCCGCACACTGGCCGAGGTGCCGGCCGTCACGCCCGAGTCGACGGCGCTGGCCAAGGAGTTGAAGAAGAACGGCTTCCGCTTCGTGGGGCCGACCACCGCCTACGCCCTGATGCAGGCCTGCGGACTGGTGGACGACCACCTCGCCGACTGCCATGTGCGCACCGGGCGTTGA
- a CDS encoding TIGR00730 family Rossman fold protein: protein MTATGDDRNDGSGPEEFGAPERKTPWPEKQKGPVLLRRDQVGTSTTDQRLLDTTGPTDWLHTDPWRVWRITSEFVEGFGALAELPTAISVFGSARTAVDSPEYAAGVAIGRALSEAGYAVITGGGPGAMEAANRGASDAGGLSVGLGIELPFEQGLNEFVDLGLNFRYFFVRKTMFVKYSQGFVVLPGGLGTLDELFEALTLVQTKKVTRFPVILFGTAYWGGLVDWLKNTLVAQGKASPQDLELFHVTDEVDDVLKILEESRRPNGTEV, encoded by the coding sequence ATGACAGCCACCGGAGATGACAGAAACGACGGGTCCGGCCCGGAGGAGTTCGGCGCGCCCGAGCGCAAGACGCCCTGGCCGGAGAAGCAGAAGGGCCCGGTGCTGCTGCGCCGCGACCAGGTCGGTACCAGCACCACCGATCAGCGGCTGCTGGACACCACCGGCCCGACCGACTGGCTGCACACCGACCCGTGGCGGGTCTGGCGGATCACCTCGGAGTTCGTCGAGGGCTTCGGCGCGCTCGCCGAACTCCCCACCGCCATCAGCGTCTTCGGATCGGCCCGGACCGCGGTCGACTCACCCGAGTACGCGGCCGGCGTGGCGATCGGCCGGGCGCTGTCCGAGGCCGGCTACGCGGTGATCACCGGCGGCGGCCCGGGCGCGATGGAGGCCGCCAACCGCGGCGCCTCGGACGCCGGCGGGCTCAGCGTGGGGCTCGGCATCGAGCTGCCCTTCGAGCAGGGGCTCAACGAGTTCGTCGACCTCGGGCTGAACTTCCGCTACTTCTTCGTCCGCAAGACGATGTTCGTGAAGTACTCGCAGGGCTTCGTGGTGCTGCCGGGCGGACTGGGCACGCTGGACGAGCTGTTCGAGGCACTGACCCTCGTCCAGACCAAGAAGGTCACCCGCTTCCCGGTGATCCTCTTCGGCACCGCCTACTGGGGCGGACTGGTGGACTGGCTGAAGAACACCCTGGTCGCCCAGGGCAAGGCGTCGCCGCAGGACCTGGAGCTGTTCCACGTCACCGACGAGGTCGACGACGTGCTCAAGATCCTCGAGGAGAGCCGCCGGCCGAACGGCACGGAGGTCTGA
- a CDS encoding DivIVA domain-containing protein — MFWVIVVAMAVVVGGAALVALGGGGSLPEAERDRLAVRLPQDRPLSRQDVDGLRLPMALRGYRMDEVDDVLDRLAAELAGRDARIAELEASAVVRGAVEAAPETEAGVEPLPGLEAFAKVVGGSGTEPQDGTEADAEHPADRSGDR; from the coding sequence GTGTTCTGGGTGATCGTGGTGGCGATGGCCGTGGTCGTCGGCGGCGCCGCACTGGTGGCGCTGGGCGGGGGCGGCTCACTGCCGGAGGCGGAGCGGGACCGGCTGGCGGTCCGGCTCCCGCAGGACCGCCCGCTGAGCCGGCAGGACGTGGACGGCCTGCGGCTGCCGATGGCCCTGCGCGGCTACCGGATGGACGAGGTGGACGACGTGCTCGACCGGCTCGCCGCCGAGTTGGCGGGGCGGGACGCCCGGATCGCCGAACTGGAGGCGTCCGCGGTCGTCCGCGGTGCCGTCGAGGCCGCACCGGAGACCGAGGCCGGCGTGGAGCCGTTGCCCGGCCTGGAGGCCTTCGCCAAGGTGGTCGGCGGCTCCGGGACCGAGCCGCAGGACGGCACCGAGGCCGACGCGGAGCATCCGGCCGACCGGTCCGGCGACCGTTGA
- a CDS encoding DUF3117 domain-containing protein, with protein sequence MAAMKPRTGDGPLEVTKEGRGIIMRVPLEGGGRLVVELTPQEAEELGEALKKVCD encoded by the coding sequence ATGGCGGCCATGAAGCCGCGGACGGGTGACGGCCCGCTCGAGGTCACCAAAGAGGGGCGAGGCATCATCATGCGCGTTCCGCTCGAAGGCGGTGGACGCCTGGTGGTGGAACTCACGCCTCAGGAGGCCGAAGAGCTGGGCGAGGCCCTGAAGAAGGTCTGCGACTGA